In one Rubripirellula tenax genomic region, the following are encoded:
- a CDS encoding dockerin type I domain-containing protein, which translates to MVRNLSSHYLVSIMAHSRKRSSKKNSRSLRLESLERRNLLAGDVFHNYLSPSDVNNDNQVSAVDALTVINHLNHLNHLRRTEASGEGEQVGSSAFADVNDDGRTSAIDALMAINQLNREARSLVATGGELEARITGASGERAKVQFENEYGGIKLEVKIQNALPGESYDVIVGSSVVATLVTNSRGRASLETFLTGAEADTLAAANAGTSVSISGIGASVFGGEQSDDDNHGEHNDHDNDVDGHEDSDHDGSDGHDDIDHGSSSDTNSNESDSDDGLNISGNSDSSGDSDDSSGDVVSGSSSVESNGNDTGSNDSDSIDDVDHGLNGSSDSDDGAGHVNDDASGDFHSDNDDVPVTPSVPGTAYGEWKARLTGTGSGKAEFEIERGEMEFEVEVQGFAANSTYPVSVGGVVIGQLRTNSRGKGELKFEIGDDDHRPFPANFPTITAGTSVSVGDQVSGVFAAKINDHDRDDHDDDHDD; encoded by the coding sequence ATGGTTCGCAATCTCTCCTCTCACTACTTGGTGTCGATCATGGCTCACTCACGAAAACGCTCCTCAAAGAAAAACAGTCGCTCTCTCCGATTGGAATCTCTTGAACGACGGAATCTGCTCGCTGGCGATGTGTTCCACAACTATCTCTCGCCCAGTGATGTCAATAATGACAACCAGGTTTCGGCGGTTGATGCTTTAACCGTGATTAACCACCTTAACCACCTTAACCACCTGCGTCGAACCGAAGCCTCGGGCGAAGGGGAACAGGTTGGATCGTCTGCGTTTGCAGACGTGAATGACGATGGCCGCACCTCAGCAATCGACGCACTGATGGCGATCAATCAACTGAATCGCGAGGCCCGGTCATTGGTGGCGACGGGCGGAGAACTGGAAGCAAGAATTACCGGTGCTTCCGGAGAACGAGCCAAGGTGCAGTTCGAGAATGAGTACGGCGGCATCAAGCTAGAAGTCAAAATTCAGAACGCTCTCCCCGGCGAAAGCTATGACGTGATTGTTGGTAGTTCGGTCGTTGCGACATTGGTCACCAATTCCCGTGGACGTGCATCGCTAGAAACATTCTTGACTGGAGCGGAAGCAGACACTCTCGCCGCTGCGAATGCGGGCACGAGCGTCAGCATTTCCGGCATTGGAGCGAGCGTGTTTGGCGGCGAGCAGTCTGACGACGATAACCATGGCGAACACAATGACCACGACAATGATGTCGACGGCCACGAAGACAGTGATCATGACGGCAGCGATGGACACGACGACATTGACCATGGGTCGTCGAGCGATACGAACAGCAACGAATCGGATTCCGACGACGGTCTGAACATTAGCGGAAACAGCGATTCATCAGGAGACAGCGACGACTCATCGGGCGATGTTGTTAGTGGATCAAGCAGCGTTGAATCAAACGGAAACGACACGGGCTCGAATGACTCAGATTCGATCGACGATGTCGACCATGGATTGAACGGCTCATCCGATAGCGATGACGGGGCGGGCCATGTGAATGACGACGCATCTGGCGACTTCCATTCAGACAACGACGATGTCCCTGTGACGCCATCCGTACCTGGGACGGCCTACGGTGAATGGAAAGCACGATTGACGGGAACCGGTTCTGGCAAGGCCGAATTTGAGATCGAACGAGGCGAAATGGAGTTTGAAGTCGAAGTGCAGGGATTCGCAGCGAATTCAACCTATCCGGTTTCGGTGGGTGGCGTTGTGATTGGACAGCTTCGCACCAACAGTCGCGGCAAGGGGGAACTGAAGTTTGAAATTGGCGACGACGACCACCGTCCGTTCCCAGCGAACTTCCCAACGATTACCGCAGGCACTTCAGTGAGCGTCGGCGATCAAGTGTCGGGCGTTTTCGCAGCCAAGATCAATGATCACGACCGTGATGACCACGACGACGATCACGACGATTGA
- a CDS encoding efflux RND transporter periplasmic adaptor subunit — protein MTNHQNTSPSSSSSETRIEASDAKTGVVSSLLKGLPTLLVLAAMGGGWMLMHYINSGGSSVKEDVEVTEAGAPSDTLVLPEGKINAAKFESVAAQAQNVQHVHTVPGRLRYDQTKHVDVKAPMDGILAELVVTPGDHVESGDLIAVLRSPEIGQARAEILKRQKERDIAQQVLQRELTLAKNLKEVSAMLDQGQSVDVIEAAFSNRALGAYRQEILSAYSKMRLADELIANIRPLVASGSVSGRTVREREGERQLAETSFRTARDQASFAIEQSKMKAEADVSEADRQLNLAWQSLETLLGYREDKNTVNLSNQEALSRLEVRAPFGGSVEAQGFANNERVMRGDSLVVLANTDSLSVEASIRESDWSAVALQPGTEISVLVPALDDRVFTAKVRYFGREVQADTNSVPLVARIENSEGLLRPGMFVRVTVPIGEAREALSIKPESVLQHENEQFVFVDMNNGAFKRVGVSTGQASDDWVEVTEGLSPGQLVVTHGAFLLKSELLLQGEGD, from the coding sequence ATGACTAACCATCAGAATACATCACCTTCATCTTCGTCCAGTGAGACTCGCATCGAAGCGAGCGACGCCAAGACGGGCGTCGTTTCATCGCTCTTGAAGGGACTGCCAACGCTGCTGGTGCTTGCGGCGATGGGAGGCGGTTGGATGTTGATGCACTATATCAACTCGGGTGGAAGCAGCGTCAAAGAGGATGTTGAAGTCACCGAGGCTGGCGCGCCCAGCGACACACTCGTCCTGCCCGAAGGCAAGATCAACGCGGCGAAGTTTGAGAGCGTTGCCGCCCAAGCCCAGAATGTTCAGCACGTCCACACCGTGCCAGGGCGTCTGCGTTATGACCAAACCAAACACGTCGACGTGAAGGCACCAATGGATGGCATCTTGGCCGAGTTGGTGGTGACACCTGGCGACCATGTCGAATCCGGCGATTTGATCGCGGTGCTTCGCAGCCCCGAGATCGGGCAGGCGCGGGCGGAAATTTTGAAGCGTCAAAAAGAACGCGACATTGCTCAGCAAGTTCTGCAGCGTGAACTAACGCTGGCCAAAAACCTGAAGGAAGTGTCGGCCATGCTTGACCAAGGGCAATCGGTCGACGTGATCGAGGCCGCATTCTCGAATCGGGCACTTGGTGCCTACCGGCAAGAGATTCTGTCGGCGTACTCCAAGATGCGTTTGGCAGACGAACTGATCGCCAACATCCGCCCGCTGGTTGCTTCGGGGTCTGTTTCTGGTCGGACGGTTCGTGAACGAGAAGGCGAACGGCAGCTCGCGGAAACATCTTTTCGCACCGCACGCGACCAAGCTTCCTTTGCGATCGAGCAATCGAAGATGAAAGCCGAAGCCGATGTCTCGGAAGCCGATCGTCAGCTGAACCTAGCATGGCAGTCACTTGAAACTCTGTTGGGTTACAGAGAGGACAAAAACACCGTCAACCTGAGCAACCAAGAAGCCTTGTCACGCTTGGAAGTCCGAGCACCGTTCGGGGGCAGTGTTGAGGCACAAGGGTTCGCGAACAACGAACGCGTCATGCGCGGTGACTCGTTGGTGGTCCTTGCTAACACAGATTCACTTTCGGTCGAAGCCAGTATTCGCGAAAGCGATTGGTCGGCGGTAGCGTTGCAGCCTGGAACGGAGATTTCTGTACTGGTTCCGGCGTTGGACGATCGAGTGTTCACGGCAAAAGTCCGCTACTTTGGTCGCGAAGTACAAGCGGACACCAATTCGGTTCCGTTGGTCGCAAGGATCGAGAACAGCGAAGGCTTGCTTCGCCCCGGCATGTTCGTTCGCGTCACCGTTCCGATCGGCGAAGCCCGCGAAGCGTTGTCGATCAAACCGGAGTCGGTTCTGCAACACGAAAACGAACAGTTTGTCTTCGTCGACATGAACAACGGTGCTTTCAAACGCGTGGGAGTTTCCACGGGACAAGCCTCCGATGATTGGGTCGAAGTCACCGAGGGCCTTTCACCGGGCCAATTGGTGGTGACCCACGGAGCGTTCTTGCTGAAATCGGAGTTGCTGCTCCAGGGTGAAGGCGACTGA
- a CDS encoding efflux RND transporter permease subunit codes for MLTKIIEFSLINRGLVIIMTLLMAGAGLYSALNLPIDAVPDMTNVQVQVVTDAGSLSPVEVERYVTYPVENTMGGLPDVEELRSVSKFGISVVTIVFEEGTDIYRARQLVTERLGDAAANIPPGYGTPTVGPLTTALGEILQFEVRSDRHSPMELRTMLEWEISPKLRQVSGVTEINTHGGYYKTFEVQPDPDRMTSYGIPMELLFQRLEANNNTSGGGYVIHHGEQRFIRGVSLLENETDIESVVIRREPDGNPILVGDIAKVSIEPMTRQGAVTRDGRGEVVTGLVMMLIGENSREVVELAKDRLKEIEVTLPDGVRLEVTYDRAALISRTLKTVLTNLTEGGMLVIVVLLLMLGNLRAGIIVALAIPLSMLFATNVMAYTGVTASLMSLGAIDFGLIVDSSVIMVENCIRKLSHDNGDAKHEDVIRDAAVEVRKPTMFGELIIAVVFLPILMLEGTEGKLFRPMALTVLFALGGSMILSLSFMPAMASIFLPKKMKEGDVFVVRIVKFFYEPLVTRAIKHPYVTVAMALTVFALSLPMARNLGAEFMPRLEEGDLLVEASRLPSATLEGSIEMSTQIENILKKYPEVETVFSKTGRPEIANDVMGVHQTDVWVLLKPVNDWPEDKTRDDLIEQMSEELNANVPGVAFGFTQPIEMRVDELVAGVKADVAVLLYGDDMEILGAKGKEIEAVLRAIPGAVDVKADYQANLSTLTIKTKHQALAQYGIDAQTVLDVVSSLGGHQVGQIFEGRARYPIMVRVPEQWRENLTLLEQVPVADSNGKAVPLKELADIRLEETPPTIEHEGNRRRTFISANVRGRDVATFVTEAQKAVAEKVEFAPGYEVRWGGDFEHLQSASKRLAIITPIVLMIIMLLLHTSLGSMRLALLIFLAVPMAASGGIIALYFREMPFSISAGVGFIALFGVAVLNGLVWVSAAEHSRKSGMPLQDVSHDTALVRLRPVLMTALVASLGFLPMALSTSDGAEMQRPLATVVIGGLITSTLLTSLVIPTIYPWFARGLKDIELTHHDEPNPQLD; via the coding sequence ATGCTCACGAAGATCATTGAATTCTCGCTCATCAACCGCGGGCTCGTCATCATCATGACGTTGCTGATGGCGGGTGCTGGTCTGTATTCGGCGTTGAATCTACCGATCGACGCTGTTCCCGACATGACGAACGTTCAGGTCCAGGTCGTGACCGATGCGGGTTCGCTCTCACCCGTGGAAGTTGAACGCTATGTGACGTATCCGGTCGAAAACACGATGGGCGGTTTGCCGGACGTGGAAGAACTGCGTAGCGTTTCCAAATTCGGCATCTCGGTCGTTACGATCGTGTTCGAGGAAGGCACCGATATCTATCGCGCACGCCAGCTTGTCACCGAACGCCTTGGCGATGCGGCGGCGAACATTCCTCCGGGATATGGAACCCCAACGGTCGGACCGTTAACGACGGCTCTCGGCGAAATCCTGCAATTTGAAGTTCGCAGCGATCGTCATTCGCCGATGGAACTGCGCACGATGTTGGAATGGGAAATTTCACCCAAGCTGCGACAAGTCAGTGGTGTTACCGAGATCAACACACACGGTGGATACTACAAAACCTTCGAGGTCCAGCCAGACCCCGATCGGATGACCAGCTACGGCATCCCGATGGAGTTGCTCTTTCAACGCCTCGAAGCGAACAACAACACGTCCGGCGGCGGCTACGTCATTCACCACGGTGAACAGCGATTCATCCGAGGCGTTTCTCTATTGGAAAACGAAACGGACATCGAGTCCGTCGTCATTCGCCGCGAACCCGACGGCAACCCGATTCTGGTTGGCGACATTGCCAAGGTCAGCATCGAACCCATGACGCGGCAAGGCGCTGTGACTCGCGACGGCCGCGGTGAAGTCGTGACTGGTTTGGTGATGATGCTGATTGGCGAGAACTCCCGTGAAGTCGTCGAGCTAGCCAAAGACCGCCTCAAAGAAATCGAAGTCACCTTACCCGACGGCGTTCGTCTGGAAGTGACGTATGACCGAGCCGCATTGATCAGCCGAACGCTCAAGACCGTACTCACCAATCTGACCGAAGGCGGCATGTTGGTGATCGTGGTGCTGCTGCTGATGCTCGGTAACTTGCGAGCCGGCATCATCGTTGCACTCGCGATCCCATTGTCGATGTTGTTCGCGACCAATGTGATGGCTTACACCGGCGTGACGGCCAGTTTGATGAGTCTGGGGGCGATCGACTTTGGTTTGATCGTCGATAGCAGCGTCATCATGGTGGAGAATTGCATTCGCAAACTTTCGCACGACAACGGCGACGCCAAGCACGAGGACGTGATTCGCGATGCGGCGGTTGAAGTTCGCAAGCCGACGATGTTTGGCGAGTTGATCATCGCGGTCGTGTTCCTGCCGATCCTGATGCTTGAAGGCACCGAGGGAAAGCTGTTCCGTCCGATGGCACTCACGGTGCTGTTCGCTCTTGGCGGTTCAATGATCCTTTCGCTGTCGTTCATGCCCGCCATGGCGTCAATCTTCTTGCCAAAAAAGATGAAAGAAGGCGACGTGTTCGTGGTCCGAATCGTCAAGTTCTTTTACGAACCGCTGGTGACGCGAGCGATCAAGCATCCCTACGTGACCGTTGCTATGGCATTGACGGTATTCGCGTTGAGCTTGCCGATGGCACGAAATTTGGGTGCGGAGTTCATGCCACGACTGGAAGAAGGCGACTTGCTGGTCGAAGCCTCGCGTTTGCCGAGTGCGACGTTGGAAGGCTCGATCGAGATGTCGACGCAGATCGAGAACATTCTGAAGAAGTACCCGGAAGTCGAAACCGTCTTCTCCAAGACGGGCCGTCCCGAAATTGCCAACGATGTGATGGGTGTCCATCAAACCGATGTCTGGGTGCTGTTGAAACCAGTCAACGATTGGCCGGAGGACAAGACACGAGACGACTTGATCGAACAGATGTCCGAAGAACTCAACGCCAATGTGCCCGGCGTCGCGTTCGGGTTCACTCAGCCGATTGAAATGCGAGTCGACGAGTTGGTCGCTGGAGTCAAAGCAGATGTTGCCGTTCTGCTTTACGGCGACGACATGGAAATTCTCGGAGCGAAGGGCAAAGAAATCGAAGCCGTCTTGCGTGCGATCCCCGGTGCGGTCGACGTTAAGGCTGATTATCAAGCCAACCTGTCAACGCTGACCATCAAGACGAAGCACCAAGCACTCGCCCAATACGGCATCGACGCGCAAACGGTGCTTGATGTCGTGTCCTCGCTCGGCGGCCATCAAGTTGGCCAGATCTTTGAAGGCCGAGCACGCTATCCGATCATGGTCCGGGTTCCCGAGCAGTGGCGCGAGAACCTGACGCTGCTCGAACAGGTTCCGGTCGCAGACTCCAACGGAAAAGCAGTTCCGCTAAAAGAACTGGCCGACATCCGCCTGGAGGAAACCCCGCCGACGATCGAACACGAAGGTAACCGCCGGCGAACCTTCATCTCCGCCAACGTTCGCGGACGCGATGTGGCAACGTTCGTGACGGAGGCTCAAAAGGCCGTTGCCGAGAAAGTTGAATTTGCACCAGGCTACGAAGTGCGGTGGGGGGGCGATTTTGAACATCTGCAATCCGCCAGCAAGCGGCTCGCGATCATCACGCCGATCGTGCTGATGATCATCATGCTGCTGTTGCACACCAGTCTTGGCTCGATGCGGCTGGCACTGTTGATTTTCCTAGCGGTGCCCATGGCAGCGTCGGGCGGAATCATCGCGTTGTACTTCCGCGAGATGCCGTTCAGCATTTCCGCGGGTGTGGGTTTCATCGCCTTGTTCGGCGTCGCTGTGCTCAACGGTCTTGTTTGGGTCAGCGCGGCCGAGCATTCACGCAAGTCAGGCATGCCGCTTCAAGACGTCAGCCACGACACCGCACTCGTTCGGCTGCGTCCCGTGTTGATGACGGCCTTGGTCGCGAGCCTTGGGTTCTTACCGATGGCATTGTCGACGAGTGACGGTGCCGAGATGCAGCGTCCTCTCGCGACCGTCGTCATCGGCGGCCTGATCACATCGACGCTTCTGACTTCGCTGGTGATTCCCACGATCTACCCGTGGTTCGCACGAGGACTCAAAGACATTGAGCTAACGCATCATGACGAGCCGAATCCGCAGCTCGATTGA
- a CDS encoding VIT1/CCC1 transporter family protein gives MRHVEKHRTDRIGWLRAAVLGANDGIVSTASLVVGVAAAETGRGSILLAGVAGLVAGAMSMAAGEYVSVSSQSDTENADLQREQEELATMPEAELKELTAIYVDRGLDESLAHQVAKQLTEHDALGAHARDELGISEMTTARPTQAALTSAATFAVGAALPLAAVFLTPVLQIPIVVSILSLGFLALLGGISASAGGAPISKAVIRVTFWGAIAMAATAGIGYLFGVAV, from the coding sequence ATGCGACACGTTGAGAAACACCGAACCGATCGAATCGGATGGTTGAGAGCAGCGGTCTTGGGAGCCAATGACGGGATCGTTTCGACGGCCAGTTTGGTCGTCGGTGTCGCAGCGGCCGAAACGGGCCGCGGCAGCATACTGCTTGCCGGTGTCGCGGGTTTGGTAGCCGGTGCGATGTCGATGGCAGCCGGCGAATACGTCTCCGTGAGTTCGCAATCCGACACCGAAAACGCAGACCTCCAGCGTGAGCAAGAAGAACTCGCCACGATGCCCGAAGCCGAGTTAAAGGAACTGACGGCGATCTACGTCGACCGCGGTCTCGACGAATCGCTCGCTCATCAGGTCGCCAAACAACTGACCGAACACGATGCACTCGGAGCACACGCAAGAGACGAACTCGGTATTTCGGAGATGACGACCGCACGGCCGACCCAAGCAGCCCTGACATCAGCCGCCACATTCGCCGTTGGAGCCGCGTTACCGCTCGCCGCCGTCTTCCTGACGCCCGTTCTTCAAATCCCAATCGTCGTTTCGATTCTGTCGCTTGGATTCCTCGCACTGCTAGGCGGTATCTCGGCAAGCGCCGGCGGCGCACCGATTTCCAAAGCAGTCATCCGAGTCACGTTCTGGGGAGCCATCGCGATGGCAGCCACCGCCGGCATTGGCTACCTCTTTGGCGTTGCGGTCTAG
- a CDS encoding glycosyltransferase family 4 protein: protein MRIAMLAPIAWRTPPKSYGPWELVTSMLTEALVKRSVDVTLFATLDSQTSGKLDGVVPAPYGDDATIDAKVWEFRHLAHLFEQADQFDLIHNQADFPAQAFSRLVDTPIVTTIHGFSSDRILPMYQEYQDVVHYVAISDADRHPSLRYSATIHHGIPLDDFPFKAFAGDDLLFFGRIHPDKGAAEAIQVARSGGRHLHMYGIIQDRDYHEAEVAPADDRIHVTYHGPVGGKERLDALGNARALLHLINFDEPFGLSVIEAMACGTPVIASRRGSMPELIDHGVTGFLVDNLDEARQAVERIDEIDRRSVRRAVAERFSVDRMADSYVALYHRILNDSR from the coding sequence ATGCGCATCGCAATGCTGGCTCCGATCGCGTGGCGAACTCCTCCAAAATCCTACGGGCCTTGGGAGCTTGTCACCAGCATGTTGACCGAAGCGTTGGTCAAGCGCAGCGTCGATGTGACGCTCTTCGCGACACTCGACAGTCAGACATCGGGAAAACTCGATGGGGTGGTTCCGGCGCCCTATGGCGACGATGCGACGATCGACGCGAAGGTATGGGAGTTTCGACACCTAGCTCATCTCTTTGAGCAAGCCGATCAGTTCGATTTGATTCACAACCAGGCGGACTTCCCCGCCCAGGCATTCTCTCGGCTGGTCGACACGCCGATTGTCACGACGATTCATGGTTTCTCGTCGGATCGAATCTTGCCGATGTATCAGGAATACCAAGACGTCGTTCACTACGTTGCCATCAGCGATGCGGACCGACATCCTAGCCTACGATATTCCGCGACGATCCATCACGGCATTCCATTGGATGACTTCCCGTTCAAGGCATTCGCCGGCGATGATCTACTTTTCTTCGGGCGAATTCATCCCGACAAAGGGGCTGCCGAGGCAATCCAGGTGGCTCGCAGTGGCGGGCGTCACCTGCACATGTACGGCATCATCCAGGACCGTGATTACCACGAAGCTGAAGTCGCGCCCGCGGACGATCGCATCCATGTCACTTATCACGGTCCGGTGGGCGGGAAGGAGCGGTTGGATGCCCTAGGTAACGCACGTGCTCTTTTGCACTTGATCAATTTTGACGAGCCATTTGGACTTTCGGTCATCGAGGCGATGGCTTGTGGCACGCCCGTCATCGCCTCGCGACGCGGATCCATGCCGGAACTTATCGACCACGGAGTCACCGGCTTTCTAGTCGACAACCTGGACGAAGCGAGACAGGCGGTCGAGCGAATCGACGAGATCGATCGCCGCAGCGTTCGCCGTGCCGTCGCTGAGAGGTTTTCCGTCGATCGCATGGCAGACTCATACGTGGCACTTTATCACCGCATCCTCAACGACTCACGATGA
- a CDS encoding alpha-amylase family glycosyl hydrolase — MEHAHQQPPPWWESGVIYQIYPRSFQDSDGDGVGDLAGIESRLDYLAGLGIDAIWLSPIYPSPMADFGYDVADYCGVDSMFGSLGSFDRLIAAVHARGLKLVLDFVPNHSSNQHPWFVESRASRENPKRDWYIWRDSAADGGPPNNWISDFGGSSWEWDATTKQYYLHAFLKEQPDLNWRHPELREAMKTVLRFWLGRGVDGFRIDVLWHIIKKANLRDNPTNEDWTPDQTQRDRLIQRYSTDQPEAHEIAAELRTLADSFGDRVLIGEICLPDARLAKWFGTADKPEVHLPVNFHLIETDWNATNLKRTIADYELSLPASGWPNWVMGSHDAPRIAVRIGEAQSRVAAMLLLTLRGTPTMYQGDEIGIGQVTISRDQVRDPQDLRQPDLGIGRDRSRTPMSWNESEHAGFSTTDPWLPLHDDWRTRNVAAQERDFQSLLALYRSLLSLRRIHPALSIGDFTLIDSASDVLLFERKHKDERLFIALNLSDEMQSYTLPLRANATGVLVSTVRPHSIDGTLAANEGLILQLKEKL, encoded by the coding sequence ATGGAACACGCCCATCAACAACCGCCGCCTTGGTGGGAATCCGGAGTGATCTATCAAATCTATCCTCGATCGTTTCAGGATAGTGATGGAGACGGTGTAGGCGACCTCGCGGGAATCGAGTCTCGATTGGACTATCTTGCCGGTCTTGGGATCGATGCGATCTGGCTTTCGCCGATCTATCCCTCACCGATGGCCGACTTTGGATATGACGTCGCTGACTACTGCGGTGTCGATTCCATGTTTGGCAGTCTCGGCAGTTTCGATCGGTTGATCGCGGCGGTTCACGCTCGGGGCCTGAAGCTCGTGCTCGATTTTGTTCCCAATCATTCGTCAAACCAACACCCATGGTTTGTCGAAAGCCGAGCATCACGCGAGAACCCCAAAAGAGACTGGTACATTTGGCGAGATTCAGCGGCCGATGGAGGTCCGCCCAACAATTGGATCAGCGACTTTGGCGGTTCATCCTGGGAATGGGACGCAACGACTAAGCAGTACTACCTTCACGCCTTCCTCAAAGAACAACCCGATCTCAACTGGCGTCATCCCGAATTGCGAGAAGCGATGAAGACGGTGCTCCGATTTTGGCTGGGTCGCGGCGTCGATGGATTCCGAATCGACGTGCTTTGGCACATCATCAAAAAAGCGAACCTTCGCGACAATCCAACCAACGAGGATTGGACGCCCGACCAAACTCAACGAGACCGATTGATTCAGCGGTATTCAACCGATCAACCTGAAGCCCACGAAATTGCGGCCGAACTGCGCACGCTCGCCGATAGCTTTGGCGACCGTGTTCTGATCGGCGAAATCTGTTTGCCGGACGCCCGACTCGCCAAGTGGTTCGGCACCGCGGATAAGCCAGAAGTTCATTTGCCTGTGAACTTTCATCTGATCGAAACCGACTGGAACGCTACAAACCTAAAACGAACGATCGCAGATTACGAATTGTCGCTCCCAGCTTCGGGTTGGCCCAATTGGGTGATGGGAAGCCATGACGCGCCACGGATCGCGGTGCGGATTGGTGAGGCCCAATCCCGAGTTGCCGCGATGCTGTTGCTGACTCTTCGTGGCACGCCGACGATGTATCAGGGCGATGAAATCGGAATCGGCCAAGTGACGATCTCTCGCGATCAAGTTCGTGACCCACAAGATTTGCGGCAGCCCGACCTGGGAATCGGTCGCGACCGTTCTCGCACGCCGATGTCTTGGAACGAATCGGAGCATGCCGGATTTAGCACGACCGATCCGTGGCTTCCACTCCACGATGATTGGCGAACACGAAACGTAGCAGCCCAGGAACGCGATTTCCAATCCTTGTTGGCTCTGTACCGATCGCTGCTCTCGTTACGGCGAATTCATCCGGCGCTTTCGATTGGTGATTTCACACTCATCGATTCAGCGAGCGATGTGCTGTTGTTTGAACGGAAACATAAAGACGAACGACTCTTCATCGCGTTGAACTTGAGTGACGAAATGCAATCGTACACACTTCCATTGCGAGCCAATGCGACGGGAGTGCTTGTATCGACCGTGAGACCTCATTCGATCGATGGCACGCTTGCGGCGAACGAAGGCTTGATTCTGCAATTGAAAGAGAAGCTCTGA
- a CDS encoding glycoside hydrolase family 130 protein, which produces MKIKRTGIVLSPNKQRVVLRPFQPPGNDRVLRVIARVCTLSETEVNTLLSHVLKDFHGRHQKPKEFFQRRFHELKHHLLTDNPLSENRRLLLGAYFTQEYALESAALFNPSLVWHPDQAKLPSGTRRFAMSLRAVGEGHISSIVFRSGTIGADLQITIDEPVRFVTTPSYIPDSSYENDLFRRKLIELGLGTHFTDGVLAELPEQFTLGQIETQLRASLREHRSRHHELAPLVEQVVMLAKSNYEIQYTPDHDLSERLIFPFSPTETNGIEDARFVQFQEGDGSSRYYATYSAYDGRMVLPQLLETEDFLRFKMHTLNGPAVSNKGMALFPRKINGHYAMLGRQDGEHLFLMYSDMLYFWHTSELIIKPTNPWEYVQMGNCGSPIETDAGWLVLTHGVGPMRTYCIGAMLLDLEDPSKIIARLHEPLITPNEVEREGYVPNVVYTCGAIVHEKHLVIPYAMSDYATTFATIGLDELLSSMA; this is translated from the coding sequence ATGAAAATCAAACGAACCGGAATCGTTCTCTCACCCAACAAGCAGCGCGTCGTCTTGCGACCGTTCCAGCCACCCGGTAATGACCGCGTACTGCGTGTGATTGCTCGTGTCTGCACACTGTCTGAAACCGAAGTCAACACGTTACTTTCTCATGTGCTCAAAGACTTTCATGGCCGGCATCAAAAGCCAAAAGAGTTTTTTCAACGTCGATTCCATGAACTCAAGCACCACCTTCTAACCGATAATCCGCTTAGCGAGAATCGTCGTCTATTACTGGGAGCGTATTTTACTCAAGAATACGCGTTGGAATCGGCCGCGTTGTTCAATCCATCGTTGGTTTGGCATCCCGATCAAGCGAAACTGCCTTCGGGAACGCGTCGGTTTGCGATGAGTCTGCGTGCCGTTGGCGAGGGACACATCTCTTCAATCGTGTTTCGCAGTGGCACGATTGGAGCGGACTTGCAGATCACGATTGATGAACCCGTTCGATTTGTCACGACGCCAAGCTACATTCCGGATTCATCGTACGAGAACGATCTGTTTCGACGCAAACTGATCGAACTGGGATTGGGGACTCACTTCACCGATGGCGTGCTCGCGGAACTACCCGAACAATTCACGCTGGGGCAAATTGAAACCCAGTTGAGGGCTTCGCTTCGGGAACACCGCTCTCGTCATCATGAACTCGCGCCGTTGGTCGAGCAAGTCGTGATGCTCGCCAAATCAAACTACGAAATTCAATACACGCCCGATCACGATCTGTCCGAGCGTTTAATTTTCCCGTTCAGTCCGACGGAAACCAACGGGATCGAAGACGCACGGTTCGTTCAATTCCAAGAAGGCGACGGCAGCAGTCGATACTATGCCACCTACAGCGCCTATGACGGTCGGATGGTGTTGCCGCAGCTATTGGAAACCGAAGACTTTTTGCGATTCAAAATGCATACGTTGAACGGTCCAGCCGTTTCCAACAAAGGGATGGCGTTGTTCCCGCGAAAGATCAACGGCCACTACGCGATGCTGGGTCGGCAGGACGGCGAGCATTTGTTCTTGATGTATTCCGACATGCTGTATTTTTGGCACACCAGCGAATTGATCATCAAGCCGACCAACCCATGGGAGTATGTCCAAATGGGAAACTGTGGTTCACCGATCGAGACGGATGCCGGTTGGCTCGTCTTAACCCATGGCGTCGGCCCGATGCGAACGTACTGCATCGGGGCAATGCTTCTAGACTTGGAAGACCCGTCGAAGATCATCGCACGACTGCACGAACCATTGATCACACCGAACGAGGTCGAACGCGAAGGCTATGTGCCCAACGTCGTCTACACCTGCGGAGCGATCGTTCATGAGAAGCACCTCGTCATTCCATACGCTATGTCGGACTACGCCACTACATTCGCAACAATCGGATTGGATGAGTTGTTGTCCTCGATGGCGTAG